ACTGCAATAAAAACGCTACATTGTTTGTATAACTTGATCATAACGCTTCTTAATCCTCACTGCTATTTGCTTGCGTCTCCAGCATCTTCACCAAGCGCTGGGTAATGTCCACTAATTCGGGAACAGACAAACGCACGGTAATCACTGGCGGATAATCTGTAGCGACTTCGATATCACGCACCATTTCTAACGCGATATTGTTGGCTTGATTCGCTTTTCTTCCCATTAAGCGTTCAATTAATTCTATTTTTTCTCTCACTTGATGTTTAATCAACAAAGGCTTACAAAACTGATCATAGCGTTCGCCAGAAAAATACGGACGTATACTTTCTGTGACTCGCACACTGACAAATGAATTAAGACGATCAGAAATTTCTACCACAGGTTCACCAACACTTTCTGCGGTCACGCCCCTGCTAACGCTTGAGTCACCCATCGATGATGATGGCTGAAATCCTTCGCAACAAGCGAGAAAAGCCGCTACGCTGCGATCAATTATATTTTTATGTTTCTGTGTAGAAGAAAGAATACCTGACACCGTCGCAATTGCATCAGAGGACTCAACTGGCTGATCAAAAATCACCGGTTTTTCTAATAACTGCGTGAATTTTATTAATTGTCTTTCTTGCTTTACCAATTCTTTGATATTTGGTTTTTCTACTTTCAGAAAGTGATTCAAACGCATTCTATCTGCAATGGTTGGATTCGCAAAAAAAGCACGTGCCCGCACAATTTCAGATTTGAAAAAAACATGCATCTCACCAACGTCTTGATCTTTAAGATCTAATAAATGAATTCGTGCGCGTTTTTCCGCAGACGCACTTTTTGTATCCAAATAATTATTCATCATACTTTGCGAATCTGTTTGGAAGTGATCCACTTTCGTGACATAAATTTCGCCCGCGGTTTTATTGAAAAAATCCCAGGTTTCACCAGGGTCTTCTAATTTCATACAAATTTTAATGTTGGTATTCGCACCGATAGAAGCGGCTTCTTCTTTTGAAGCCTTTTGAAAAGCTGGCAAGTCTTGCCCAGCAAAAATAGTGGAAAATCCTAAAGAACGTGCTTGCGCAGGTACGACCGCAAATCCTTTTACCGCATAATATCCATATTCATCGAGAATACACATATAAGGTGTTGGAGCATTCGTGGGTTTACGTTGAATGACATCTTGAAAACGTCCTTCAACACTATCGCCTAATCCAGAGGCCATCATCGCTCTTAATGTTGCAATAATAATTTTACCTAAGTTGGATAATTCATCTGGCGACTTTTCTAGCGCAGGCAATAACACCACTAAAATGCGACGATTCAATACCACGTCTGCCATGTCAACTTCAGGAACATTGGTACGAATAATATGACTATACGTATCCGCTAACGAACCAAATGTACGCGTTAACTGCATGGTAATAAATCCATGCTGTTCTAACACTTGCGACACTTGTTTGCCCTTTTTCTTGGGATCAAAACCCGGTAAATTAAGCAGATAATTATTAATCGGATCCATAA
This sequence is a window from Gammaproteobacteria bacterium. Protein-coding genes within it:
- a CDS encoding TraM recognition domain-containing protein — protein: MIRGLEKHQEQDASQLLRDTRTLGSKIQDFLKQPAQSAIIFVVFAAIAGVFPAIADIVIGIGFGLSFYCLYVAKRAALPFRMPVRSKALDYNDLKPGGGIRPNIARGICFIGNAKSNGDELWFNNDDMRTHMLIFGSTGSGKTEALISFAFNALMQGSGFIYVDGKGDNSLYAKIFSMCRSMGREDDILLINFMTGARDIIGAQETKLSNTMNPFSSGSSSMLIQLVVSLMGESQSGSPDGDMWKNRAINFVEALMKLLVYVRDQGKLLLDANSIRNYFHLPKLEQICLDRQFPVDGQEPISIADAPPLVMDPINNYLLNLPGFDPKKKGKQVSQVLEQHGFITMQLTRTFGSLADTYSHIIRTNVPEVDMADVVLNRRILVVLLPALEKSPDELSNLGKIIIATLRAMMASGLGDSVEGRFQDVIQRKPTNAPTPYMCILDEYGYYAVKGFAVVPAQARSLGFSTIFAGQDLPAFQKASKEEAASIGANTNIKICMKLEDPGETWDFFNKTAGEIYVTKVDHFQTDSQSMMNNYLDTKSASAEKRARIHLLDLKDQDVGEMHVFFKSEIVRARAFFANPTIADRMRLNHFLKVEKPNIKELVKQERQLIKFTQLLEKPVIFDQPVESSDAIATVSGILSSTQKHKNIIDRSVAAFLACCEGFQPSSSMGDSSVSRGVTAESVGEPVVEISDRLNSFVSVRVTESIRPYFSGERYDQFCKPLLIKHQVREKIELIERLMGRKANQANNIALEMVRDIEVATDYPPVITVRLSVPELVDITQRLVKMLETQANSSED